atgtacCTGCAATGATCATAAAGCATATATTTCTACAAAATGGATACTTAATCTCTGGACACCCTGTAGATAAAAGAAATGACGTTAGCATGGATTtgctaaaattatataaaatatgaaaatgacCAATATATGTGATTGTTGTCAACATACATCATAATGACATCACTGATATAAAAGTGATAAACGGAAATAGATAGTGGCAGTTGCCATGATGTAGCTATCAGCTGAAATCTAAAATAAAAATGGCCAACACAAGGTGTCTCAACAATAGTGAAAATTTATATAATATGAGGCTCTATTTCCCTATACGTGATCTTGACTAATAAAGACTTTACAAAAATTCAACATTCATTATCCTACCTGAGAGCTTGGCAGATaaagattttacaaaaaattaagatTCATTTCTGAAAAATTTAGGTTACTATTAATTACGTTAGATTAAAACCATCTTTCGTTTATTGTAACacattctgttttttttatttctattcctgtaATCTCGTTTATCTTATTCTGTAGTCTAAGTCTCCCCTTATACCCTTTTGTAAACAAATACTTTTGGGAGAAACATACTTTCTTGCCATAGTGCTTTTTTAAAAGGGAAATAAACGATCAAACTAACCAAGTAATATGCAGATATAAACAGAACAGGCTAAATTCTAGTGGGTAACATTTATCTTCAGCAGTGGAAGATCTTGGGCAATATTGGGGGAAGCATTATGATAGCAGAAATTTTTTAACTTTGCTGGCTATCTTAACAGCTGGCCATTCATATTGGCAGTAGAGTGTTTTCACAAGTAAGGTGACTGCTTTAGTCGGAAAATTTAATGGAGGAGAGATGGAAGCGCAAGTTTCAAAGCAGCAAACATAAGTCCTGTTGGCATAATCATACTTTGCCCTTTGACCAATGATGGTGAGCAGGCGAACTCACCCACCTTCAAACGTCAGTTGGTATTTCTGCACATATGGTCGAAATTGTTACTGACATAATTTTAAGATGGTGTCATTGGTTCTTAATGCGGTTGTGCATATTTTACCAAGAGTTTAACATACTGAAAACTGACCCTAGAATGCTGGACACGAAAATGTATTTCTTGCAGAACTCGTTTGAACCGTTAAATTCTCTGGTAAATGAGTTATTGCCAGAAGATGAACTGTCATTCTAAAACTTTCTAACGAGtaaaactaatttttaattaattttgagtCGTATTTCTACCTCTAAGTCAGATATACATGTGCTAGATGCCATCCCAGCTCACGTTAAGTCACAAGAAACAATAAGATATCTGGCTATTGTCTACTGGAGACACCCTCCATCATCACTACACTATTCTTACAGCGTTCCTGAATGTCTTACAGCGTTCCTGAATGCACAACTTATAAGTTTTATGTAAAATGAAGGTTGATATCTACAATACTCCGAAGGCACATGTGACAGTAAGGCTCCTAAAATAACAGTTTCAGCTTTGTTTTATTCTTGTAACTAGTCATGTGTATGAGAGGTCACTGGTAGTGTAAATATAACTATCCCCGTACTTAATTATGTAACCATAGTGTAGATCCTCTCATCGTTCAGTGATTCCTCAAATGAAAACAACGTTGTATTTTAATGGGATTTTATCTTAGGTCAAGAATACATTTAATCAGTGCGTGATTTGTGACACTATACACTGACATTCTGTACCAGTACCTTTGACAAAGAAAACTTAGAACcacagattttgagatgtggtacgatATAACTTTATTTTTTACCAGTACAGTTGATGTATTAGCACTTCTAAATTGCATAGAAAAGCGTTAAAATAACATTTTAGGAAGTCTAAATTTCAAAAATGCTGCTCCAGAAGGTCACAGTAAAGGAACCTCTTTTTTTCAGATCTCCGAAGGTACAAATAAATATTCTGTTTACAGTCAGTGACCACAGCAAAAGACTTTTATCATTATTCTGAAATCAGAATACAGTAAAAATCCATTTCGGCAGTAGTGTGTACCTCGACAAGTCCATACTCTAAGTTACCATAGACATACTTTTGGAAACATTGCGTTACTGGAAATGATACTGAATAATTTTTATACCATACAGTGGTTAATGGAAATAGCTGAAGGTTAGAATGAGATTCCTGCCAGAAGATTTAAGAAAAAACAAGCTATTCAAGAGCTGCACTATCAATCGAACGAAAGCAGAATGAGCACATTACTGCCTGCAAGGACAGTTGCTGACACTATTGTGCAGTTGTGGGGACAACGACAAAAGGCCAGTGAGGTTAAAGAGCTTTTAACTTTCCTGACTGTCGTGTGCCACTAGTGTGTTTCCACAGCCAAATGATACGGCATGAGCGAGAGTGGGTATGcatcaacgagttaaaatttcatagagtggctataggtccgccatgtttgaagcaaattgaagttctggccgccatgttttctttagtcaaggcattcgtctgctgtgtcccgcccccttgtaactgcgtttgacttacttgaaatagcccatactagctttattttttctaaaacaagcaatagacagcagtgatttcagtgtacactgacagcaaaaagggatgtttttgtcgaaatatggctaaacttttcgatgtagataacgctacaagacaactcaaataagtctgtccatccactataacgttacttgttgcccataaattaatgcaattagagcaggtaccaccagaatattacagtgaaacttctaaacatgctgtggttaactattagaaacagtaacgggcgcagaaatgcgatatttttgtcgctatttcaaagtaaacagtcaaagtctcaaaaaccagtacactgtgaacgagaatttatttgaaatatgtgttacaagtagttaacaaaaatggttcaaatggctctgagcactatgggactcaactgctgaggtcataagtcccctagaacttagaactacttaaacctaactaacctaaggacgacacacacatccatgcccgaggcaggattcgaacctgcgaccgtagcggtcgcgcggttccagactgtagcgccagaaccgctcggccaccagcggccggcagtagttaacacaagcatattaattcaataacaaagtcgaagcgttcttgggtggggtaatttcacaaattttcgtaagtagctgtatgccttggcagaataaaagtgtagggtcagggcaaatttccttatttgctgagaataatggcatacttttagcactgcactgaagttccaatagctccttcaacaagccaactacatgttcactgtttaacatatcagaaactgaactacatagccttcttctcaaaccagcaactaaagtctgtaactgcactattcttcttttgtgtcgtacactaagttgcttcatttactttatccgcttctttagtcgcacattctctgcttgtactctgttatattgtgttttcaacttcttagggcttggtagacagtaattgtggtcagcagaaacagatgtgggtccgacaggcactgaaagaatgtagttacatcataagtttataacagagttacactataagattataatagaaagtatgtaattcaaagtaattaagaacacggagtaaaattaaatcattgacttactttgtgctaatgatgtcactgtaatagcactatcttgcaaattgtcgaaagatcgctttctgggttgtggtcgtaatactttatcttgcttttgtatatgtggtggaaagttaaagacagtaggtactggttttgacaaaaggcgcctctggacatttgtgtggtacatatatttctcttcaaaatgagctgaacagaggtaactggctgtagtaggaaaccagttttctcgcttcatatttgtaacccatctttttgtaatttccttatcttttaaaggaaatctgtaatcaacgataaataaattacttcctgcatttgtcttaagcataattacagttccaatgcaaatgactctttaataaacattaaaaaacgcgtgtcgtatttcggtactaatatacttacttataatatgaaatatttgttgttttatcgctgcgatttgtgcagttgaacgctgaacacactgcaggcatgttgactttatattttgtaacaaaaaagtcaactagaaaagttaaatattgcagtaatatcacaacagctgacacacttccaacacaaacaacagtaaagctttcctaatgttttgactaaggagaacatggcggccgagttagcgttggttgccgctaggagcgctgtaactagtacctcagccactctatgaaattttaactcgttggtatGCATGCAGAAGCGCTGGTTTGTCTTGAATGCTATGAACTTTGTACGGCGATAAACAGTTTGTTTTTTCAATTTCGTGTTGGTGGTGGCGTGTGAATGTTGTGAACGTAAGGGTTTAAAGAAATatcttgtaaatattagtttttgacTTTTAAAACACCCTAATAATGTCTATGCTTGCGGAGAGGCGTACGAAAAAGAAGTGGTGTCTCAACCCTAATGGCAAAGACTGGAGTAACGGTGAGTTAATGGAGTTGAGTGACTGTATGGTTACTGTATGAGTGATCATAGAGTTTAACTTTGGCTCGTACTTTCGAAGAGGCACATCTAGCTTGTTCACATTAATATTAGATGTTAGTGAGGGTTGGGGTAACACATCTAAGCACTGGAATATTTAGGACCATGAACGACACGTATTTCCTCATACATATCTAATAAATGTTTGATGTACATGAGATAACTGTAAGTTATATTTTTAATCTATACATTGTACAATAATTACGCTGGTCAACGAATTGAAACTGTTTCGTTTCTAAGTGGATTGATTTATCTAATTTTGCTAGGTTGAATTCAGATGTGCAAGCAAATTTCTTTCACGTCACTTTGCCGAAATGCAAAGTACTGACTAAATCTTTCTCATAAACTGGAAATTATTCACACACACGAAACATCAAAAAAACCATAATATTGTTAATGCATTGCGTAGTTTGTAAACTTATTTGGGAAAATGGGATGCAGATGATTTATCTCGTAGGTCATCCCATACCGAGttgtaatgctggtaaaattccctgttcttttactaattaccttgttaacttaacaagacgttctgacacattaaattcatcactaacttTTGCTCGACTCCAAGAATTCGGCAGTAAACTGataagtaaaacaacactttttcttcttcactgcaGTCTTCGATTAATGTAATGTCTATTAGGATTCACTCCATACACACTCACTTTTATGACATGCTTAATTAATAATAACACTAACATAACACTGagacaccatttttcaactgcacaATTCAAGAACTTCTAGCTAAATAAGTGTGAGTAGACAATTATTGGTGTCAGGGGGAAGACAACAATCAGACTTGTATAGGCTTGCAGATGCAATTGTTAGCCTACTGAAACAATTAACACAGCATTATTTCGACAAATAATCATTAGCTAGTCTAATGTGGTGTGTTACTTTATGCAGTTGgtatactttatttgattagccTACCAGATATCACAGACgttaaaaatgtttttttgacTCGTGTTTCTCCATAACTTCCAGTTGAATCTcagagttgaaatttatactgaagtttgatatcataaatgtCTATTAACtgagaaattttcagatttttatctgccccccccccccaacaaagatATTTCAgcccacaaaatggaaaaattaaaaaaatatattttttaaaacagtttttctTAAATGTACACTGCTCAGCATTGATACTGTATAAAAAGTAAGTATACTATACAATGTAATAGcataaaaaatattaaagctgagaaattaatctttctttggaaaactactgctcaaaaattgagtttttttaatttgtggctgataactttgaactattacaaatatattaaagaatacattcagctaagtgatagtgatgttaatttgtagcccagagagTGTTGaagcaaatgcattttatctgaaacgcttaggacaatccactactgaataattgtaaaaaatgtagatgcttgcaaatacaaaaaaacacaTGTGGCCTGGAACTAATATGGCccccatttcaaaataataaacaatattttttaaaaaaaaatatttttgtgactgctAAACAATGGgaaattcacccagcaaatataagatttttctgagatggtcaagcaaccaactatttttttcttggaccacttggtatgggTTGTGACCCTCTTTTGAAATGCCACAGAGTATCTCTAAATAAAAGAAAACGAAAACCAACAGTTATTCttcatgatgttaggaagaactccgttGACAGCTGgtgaaattgttgtttattaaaacacggcTGGTTTCGCAGcttaaagccgcatcatcaggtgcaacaacATTAAGAGACCATAGGCATACCAATCACcactagtcaaaatttactatttagAGAATATCGGCAATACTATGGTGAGTGAATTGACGATATTCCCTGTGTAGTAAATTTTTACTATAggcgatgggtatgcctatgatcttttaatgttgttacacctgatgatgtggctttaAGCCGTGAAACCggctgtgttttaataaacaacaattttaccagctgtcagcAGAGTTCTTCCttacatcatgcctttcaacagctgcggttcCCCAGAATATACACGTAAAATAGTTTATGGTAATCCTTGATCACCCAAGTGTTTCATTGGTGATGGTAGCAATATTCCATGGTAAGACTTTCTTGACCCTGTTAATCACTAACAACatccaaattttgtgtgaaaaaactTAGTTAGAAAACGGTGAACAATGTCTTTTTTTTTGCGAGTTTAGCATCAAATTATCATAAATGAACAATTTTCTGTTGTCCTATAAAGACAGTGGACACCTGTACTGCCCCCTAAAATCTGGGTGGTAGTGACAAACCGATCAGTCGCGTAGCCTGAACTCTAGGTTTAAGAGTGATAGTTTGGTTGAGAGCTGACAAAGCCTGTGAATGTGAATGCAAAATAAATGTGTCAACGGCTAACCTGTAGCATAGTATTTAGTTAATGTTTGTCTTGGGGCAAGAGGAATGTTTGATATGAGTTGTTGGCAGTGACCAGAGGCATAGGAAGCATGCATCAGAATTAGTAAACAGTATGGTGACTACAACATGATGTTATTGATTTTGTCAAGCTACACACCAGTCTGTAACCACACTGAAAACTTATCGAGGTGTATGATTacgtcttctcgggttatcagctgagtCAGTACGTCATTCTGTGGCAACATTTCAACAAGTTTTCTGCTTGTCACCCTTGCCTGAAGATGAATATCCACAGGAATATTGGATGGTAATTTTGTCCATTTTTGCTGCCCTTCTTGCAGACAGGTGTGATCTCTGCCTTCTTCTGGCTATTGGCCACAGTTTTC
This portion of the Schistocerca serialis cubense isolate TAMUIC-IGC-003099 chromosome 3, iqSchSeri2.2, whole genome shotgun sequence genome encodes:
- the LOC126471408 gene encoding THAP domain-containing protein 1-like; protein product: MPAVCSAFNCTNRSDKTTNISYYKFPLKDKEITKRWVTNMKRENWFPTTASYLCSAHFEEKYMYHTNVQRRLLSKPVPTVFNFPPHIQKQDKVLRPQPRKRSFDNLQDSAITVTSLAQMPVGPTSVSADHNYCLPSPKKLKTQYNRVQAENVRLKKRIK